One Phaseolus vulgaris cultivar G19833 chromosome 11, P. vulgaris v2.0, whole genome shotgun sequence genomic window carries:
- the LOC137828520 gene encoding probable E3 ubiquitin-protein ligase ZFP1, which translates to MEEMSEQGLFNFRSESTHLRGTNISQPNSFIQRNYLGDQHLLSHRFPHMQYHLFYYQTQPAQEVRGHSINFHPPVTAPSYRVPANSPSSSSTSIQNAPFGFYMQQPPHHRGNMHGTAPGHWRNLPPVAFLQDDYVPSLGDHHSDLDIEDMSYEELLVLDEQIGKIGNVGMGLLQEIITREMKTKTCLLPNNLEGATSEEQETELCIICQDEYKNKEELGILQCGHTYHADCIRRWLHEKNVCPMCKSKVLDLA; encoded by the exons ATGGAGGAAATGAGTGAACAAGGACTGTTCAATTTTCGTTCTGAAAGTACTCATCTGAGAGGCACAAACATCTCTCAGCCTAACTCTTTTATTCAAAGAAACTATTTAGGGGATCAGCACTTGTTATCACACAGATTTCCCCATATGCAGTACCATCTCTTTTATTATCAAACACAGCCTGCGCAAGAGGTCAGAGGTCACTCCATCAATTTTCATCCTCCAGTAACTGCTCCATCATATAGAGTTCCGGCAAATTCTCCAAGCAGTTCTTCAACGTCCATACAAAATGCACCATTTGGCTTTTATATGCAACAACCTCCACATCATAGAGGCAATATGCATGGGACAGCTCCTGGACACTGGAGGAATCTTCCTCCTGTGGCTTTTCTTCAAGATGAT TATGTTCCTTCATTGGGTGATCATCATAGTGACTTGGACATTGAGGACATGTCATATGAG GAGCTTCTTGTGTTAGATGAACAGATTGGCAAGATTGGCAACGTAGGCATGGGTTTGTTACAAGAAATTATTACAAGAGAAATGAAGACAAAAACTTGTTTACTACCTAATAACTTGGAGGGGGCAACTTCTGAGGAACAGGAAACTGAGCTCTGCATAATTTGCCAG GATGAATATAAAAACAAAGAGGAGCTTGGAATTCTGCAATGCGGACATACATACCACGCAGACTGTATAAGGAGATGGTTACACGAGAAAAATGTGTGTCCCATGTGCAAATCAAAAGTATTAGATCTTGCATAG